One Alphaproteobacteria bacterium LSUCC0396 genomic region harbors:
- the trkA gene encoding Trk system potassium transporter TrkA, whose product MKIVICGAGLVGSAIARHLSEEQNDVTVIDASQENIQRITDQYDVRGVVGVASHPDRLAEAGVRDAELLIAVTESDEVNMVACQVAHTIFNTPVKIARIRANAYLDPSFSSLYSPENLPIDHIISPEAEVSSAISNQLRVPGAFDVQNLCDGKMNLVGVQCTENSPILGTSLRHLTSLFPDLSLTILAIIRDGKVILPRSGVEAMQTGDRVYFVCDSTHLDRAMASFGHEEGEARSVVIAGGGSIGLMLSREIEKNFQNTNNQIIELDNSRAKSLAEELQGTGIINGDALDGAILREAGVHKTETFVAVTEDDEVNILSALLAKRTGAKHAVALVNIPGFIPLVGTLGVDAVINPSQITVSSILEHVRRGRIRDVHPIVEDLGEVLEAEALPSSLLVGKPLRAAKIPKGISIGGVYRDDKAIAVRGDTVIEAGDTVIIFVVRGKIAQVEKLLSVRLDFF is encoded by the coding sequence ATGAAAATTGTCATCTGCGGCGCCGGACTTGTCGGTAGCGCCATCGCAAGGCACCTTTCCGAGGAACAGAATGACGTCACGGTAATCGACGCATCGCAGGAAAACATCCAGCGCATCACCGATCAGTATGATGTGCGTGGGGTCGTTGGTGTTGCATCGCATCCTGACCGGCTTGCCGAGGCTGGGGTTCGTGATGCTGAACTGTTAATTGCGGTGACTGAGTCGGATGAGGTCAATATGGTCGCCTGTCAGGTTGCCCATACGATTTTCAATACACCGGTTAAGATTGCGCGTATTCGCGCTAATGCCTATCTCGATCCGTCTTTCTCTAGCCTTTACAGCCCTGAAAACCTGCCCATTGATCATATTATTTCGCCTGAGGCCGAAGTGTCATCGGCAATCAGCAACCAGCTTCGTGTGCCCGGGGCGTTTGATGTGCAAAACCTGTGTGACGGCAAGATGAATCTTGTTGGTGTCCAATGCACGGAAAACAGTCCTATTCTAGGGACATCGCTTCGTCACCTGACCAGTCTGTTTCCTGATCTAAGCCTTACAATTCTGGCGATCATTCGTGATGGCAAGGTGATTTTGCCGCGGTCTGGGGTCGAGGCAATGCAAACCGGTGACCGCGTTTATTTCGTCTGTGACAGCACACATCTGGATCGCGCGATGGCCAGCTTTGGGCATGAAGAGGGCGAGGCGCGCTCGGTTGTGATCGCCGGTGGTGGCAGTATCGGGCTGATGCTTTCCCGGGAAATTGAGAAAAACTTCCAGAACACGAATAACCAGATTATCGAACTTGATAACAGCCGGGCGAAATCACTGGCTGAGGAATTGCAGGGAACCGGCATTATTAATGGTGATGCGCTTGATGGGGCCATCCTGCGCGAGGCTGGTGTCCATAAGACCGAAACCTTTGTTGCCGTGACCGAAGATGACGAGGTGAATATCCTATCGGCGCTGCTGGCGAAAAGAACCGGTGCAAAGCACGCGGTTGCCTTGGTGAACATCCCCGGATTTATTCCGCTTGTCGGTACTTTGGGGGTCGATGCGGTGATTAACCCCTCGCAGATTACTGTGTCGTCAATTCTTGAGCATGTGCGGCGCGGGCGCATTCGCGATGTTCATCCGATTGTTGAAGATCTGGGTGAGGTGCTTGAGGCTGAAGCCCTGCCATCATCATTGCTTGTTGGCAAACCGTTGCGCGCGGCAAAAATTCCAAAGGGCATCTCGATTGGCGGCGTTTATCGCGACGATAAGGCGATTGCGGTTCGCGGTGATACGGTCATCGAAGCTGGCGATACGGTGATTATTTTCGTCGTGCGCGGCAAGATTGCTCAGGTTGAAAAGCTGTTATCAGTAAGGCTGGATTTCTTCTAG
- the hfq gene encoding RNA chaperone Hfq, protein MASEKSRNLQEVFLNNVRKSHAAVTVFLVNGVKLQGIITWFDNFSILLKRDQHVQLVYKHAISTIMPVAPVQLQEFDDKDMDPESE, encoded by the coding sequence ATGGCCAGTGAAAAGAGCCGCAATTTGCAAGAGGTATTCCTAAATAACGTCCGAAAATCCCATGCTGCCGTCACCGTTTTTCTGGTAAATGGTGTCAAGCTGCAGGGCATTATCACATGGTTTGATAATTTTTCGATCCTGTTGAAGCGCGACCAGCACGTGCAGTTGGTCTATAAACACGCGATCTCAACAATCATGCCTGTAGCCCCTGTGCAGCTGCAGGAATTTGATGATAAGGACATGGATCCCGA